One genomic window of Arachis stenosperma cultivar V10309 chromosome 10, arast.V10309.gnm1.PFL2, whole genome shotgun sequence includes the following:
- the LOC130957653 gene encoding uncharacterized protein LOC130957653, with protein MGCCVSTETNRSSHSQPPRSTISRAPPPPLIDEETVKEVLSETPKWNPPPTFSKFQPQQPHKPKAFHTEIKNYDDDDADALFATMATTKPQEISQLTEEVCSLSESVSTTTFNEEETRQRVVNRSPARTQKNRSFSGDFAARTVGKSPVRRSEQSPARRNGGSVRLVQSKDQMGNGLSRNQTHRRDAGENSCRRSRSPATRTDNGATRSVVGRSPSKRRGTNQSPARVRQAPAPAVESGDRKMDNPAMEEGKWSSSANNESLENPLVSLECFIFL; from the coding sequence ATGGGTTGCTGTGTCAGTACAGAAACTAACAGATCTTCACACTCACAACCACCAAGATCCACCATTTCCCGAGCACCACCACCTCCTCTCATTGACGAAGAGACCGTCAAAGAAGTCCTCTCAGAGACACCCAAATGGAACCCACCACCAACCTTCTCCAAATTCCAACCCCAACAACCCCACAAGCCCAAAGCCTTCCATACAGAGATCAAGAATTACGACGACGACGATGCTGATGCATTATTTGCAACAATGGCCACCACCAAACCCCAAGAGATCTCCCAACTCACTGAGGAAGTTTGCAGCTTGAGCGAGAGTGTCTCCACCACAACCTTCAACGAAGAAGAAACGCGCCAAAGGGTAGTAAACAGATCACCCGCCAGAACGCAGAAAAATCGTTCCTTTTCCGGTGACTTCGCCGCCAGGACGGTCGGGAAGTCTCCGGTCAGGAGGTCGGAGCAGTCTCCGGCGAGGAGGAATGGTGGGTCGGTGAGGCTTGTTCAGAGCAAGGACCAAATGGGGAACGGATTATCGAGGAACCAGACTCACCGCCGTGACGCCGGCGAGAATTCCTGCCGGCGTTCTAGGTCTCCGGCAACCCGAACCGACAACGGAGCAACTAGATCTGTCGTGGGTCGGAGCCCATCTAAGAGGAGAGGAACAAATCAGTCCCCTGCAAGGGTGAGGCAGGCCCCTGCACCGGCAGTTGAGAGTGGTGACCGGAAAATGGATAATCCGGCCATGGAGGAGGGAAAGTGGTCATCTTCAGCTAATAATGAGTCTCTGGAAAACCCTCTTGTGTCATTGGAATGCTTCATCTTTCTCTAG